One genomic segment of Ehrlichia chaffeensis str. Arkansas includes these proteins:
- a CDS encoding DUF3514 domain-containing protein: MLFSIVAVVTAAAIAVVMMMSGDEIKKAASKSSGKKGRAKSSKTSSQVQKSLEPVTSAGEQAPTVQQEEIVQLPSDSQFESSNQDIVQTEEQVVKKKEDVKSGDQSQKKAVKKKLVLRDFYSGFKGSSEKVQVDITGGPITGQPTMLSYAERARIGISSKEKGKAVGQPITLSCSEKASSSVKGKKGPHAVSQEGYVVQKGDPGSKYLGEEVKPKVSGIQPIKVKEESKSSSISESVVKLSDQPSRKSLKKLVLGDSKAGSVPGVLKSPIEGDTVARPSLSYAEKVRIGISSKEKEAAVSQPTELICSEKASSGVKEKKSPHTVSQEGSQEGYVVQKEDLESKYLREGAKPKVSGIQPLKVQEEIKSSSISESVVKPSDQPSRKPLKKIVLEDTKTGSVPGVLKSPTEGDTVARPSLSYAEKVRIGISSKEKEAAVARSAVLSYAEKGKVGISSEKKQSKDPDDVIVLSTSGKSVNDDLQPVPQVLIPVQVVPAQHIVSRPVIYKHLSYGSKAGYSLAIQQFREEKIWDFAKMHMAYVHDSLNYMFFVKNGKLLLKPEIRDLLLKITNNIDLCTFLMKMVMLDHLMSRLCKFYVSDSLKYCASHFRNPSLVDNLLIQILSKKRIDCITMSQELRYNLAMCTKGYDAEVFELHDSIFYSEVLSLYCEFMHASVDDEQSKTLCSLVELSCALQFGQMYHVLGKSKHMVVEGMNIEKMEKDLSEGKDVKQFIFRARIFGGYCYAMRKALRHMYIPTDKNTACAVAGLNVPSRMLKVCSKDIAEIIDDHVKRNKMDFSVFVNNMVSSVKRFMVNRHTRFLVREDISIYQAKISSKYKTIGPDSQVCSL; the protein is encoded by the coding sequence ATGTTATTCTCTATAGTTGCTGTTGTTACTGCAGCTGCTATTGCTGTAGTCATGATGATGAGTGGTGATGAAATTAAAAAAGCAGCATCGAAGTCATCTGGTAAAAAAGGAAGGGCAAAAAGTAGTAAGACAAGTAGTCAGGTACAGAAGAGTCTAGAACCAGTAACTAGTGCTGGTGAGCAGGCTCCTACTGTTCAACAGGAAGAAATAGTACAACTGCCCTCTGATTCTCAATTTGAGTCTTCTAATCAAGACATTGTGCAAACGGAGGAGCAGGTTGTTAAGAAAAAAGAAGACGTAAAGTCTGGGGATCAATCTCAGAAAAAAGCTGTTAAAAAGAAGTTAGTGTTAAGAGACTTTTATAGTGGCTTTAAAGGTTCTAGTGAAAAAGTTCAAGTTGATATTACTGGTGGACCAATTACTGGTCAGCCTACTATGTTAAGTTATGCTGAAAGAGCTAGGATTGGGATATCTAGTAAAGAAAAGGGGAAAGCTGTTGGTCAACCTATTACATTAAGTTGTTCTGAAAAAGCTAGTAGTAGTGTAAAGGGGAAAAAAGGTCCTCATGCGGTTAGTCAAGAGGGATATGTTGTTCAGAAGGGAGATCCGGGGAGTAAGTATTTAGGGGAGGAGGTAAAGCCAAAAGTTTCTGGTATTCAACCTATAAAAGTAAAAGAAGAGAGTAAATCTAGTTCTATATCAGAGAGTGTGGTAAAACTGTCAGATCAACCTTCAAGAAAATCCCTAAAGAAATTAGTATTGGGAGACTCCAAGGCAGGTAGTGTTCCTGGTGTGTTAAAAAGCCCTATTGAAGGGGATACTGTTGCTCGACCTTCTTTAAGCTATGCTGAAAAAGTTAGAATTGGGATATCTAGTAAAGAAAAGGAGGCAGCTGTTAGTCAACCTACTGAATTAATTTGTTCTGAAAAAGCTAGTAGTGGTGTAAAGGAGAAAAAAAGTCCTCATACGGTTAGTCAGGAGGGAAGTCAAGAGGGATATGTTGTTCAGAAGGAAGATCTAGAAAGTAAGTATTTAAGGGAAGGGGCAAAGCCAAAAGTTTCTGGTATTCAGCCTTTAAAAGTACAAGAAGAGATTAAATCTAGTTCTATATCAGAAAGTGTAGTAAAACCATCAGATCAACCTTCAAGGAAACCCCTAAAGAAAATAGTATTGGAAGACACTAAGACAGGTAGTGTTCCTGGTGTGTTAAAAAGCCCTACTGAAGGGGATACTGTTGCTCGACCTTCTTTAAGCTATGCTGAAAAAGTTAGAATTGGGATATCTAGTAAAGAAAAGGAGGCAGCTGTTGCTCGATCTGCTGTATTAAGTTATGCTGAAAAAGGTAAAGTTGGAATATCTAGTGAAAAGAAGCAGTCAAAAGATCCTGATGATGTTATTGTTCTTAGTACTAGTGGTAAATCAGTAAATGATGACTTACAACCTGTTCCTCAAGTATTAATTCCAGTGCAGGTTGTGCCTGCTCAGCACATTGTTAGTCGTCCTGTTATTTACAAACATTTGTCATATGGTTCTAAAGCTGGCTATAGTCTTGCTATACAGCAATTTAGAGAAGAGAAAATATGGGATTTTGCAAAAATGCATATGGCATATGTTCATGACTCACTAAATTATATGTTTTTTGTGAAAAATGGAAAGCTTTTACTAAAGCCTGAAATTCGAGATCTTCTATTAAAAATAACTAACAATATAGATCTATGTACCTTTTTAATGAAAATGGTAATGCTAGATCATCTGATGAGTAGACTTTGTAAGTTTTATGTTAGTGATAGCCTGAAGTACTGTGCAAGTCATTTTCGTAATCCAAGTCTTGTAGATAACTTACTTATTCAGATTTTGAGTAAAAAACGTATTGACTGTATAACAATGTCACAAGAACTGCGATATAATCTTGCTATGTGTACTAAAGGTTATGACGCTGAAGTTTTTGAGCTACATGATAGTATTTTTTACAGTGAAGTGTTAAGCCTATACTGTGAATTTATGCATGCATCAGTTGATGATGAACAATCTAAAACTTTGTGTAGTTTGGTAGAGTTATCTTGTGCTTTACAGTTTGGACAAATGTATCATGTACTTGGTAAGTCTAAACATATGGTTGTTGAGGGTATGAATATAGAGAAAATGGAAAAAGACTTGTCTGAAGGAAAAGATGTAAAACAGTTTATTTTTCGTGCTAGAATTTTTGGTGGCTACTGTTATGCAATGCGAAAAGCATTAAGACATATGTATATTCCAACTGATAAAAATACTGCGTGTGCGGTAGCTGGATTAAATGTTCCATCTAGAATGTTGAAAGTATGTAGTAAGGACATTGCTGAGATCATTGATGATCATGTTAAAAGAAATAAAATGGACTTTAGTGTTTTTGTTAATAATATGGTAAGTTCTGTAAAGAGATTCATGGTGAATCGACATACAAGGTTTCTAGTACGAGAAGACATTTCAATATATCAGGCAAAAATAAGTAGTAAATATAAAACAATAGGACCTGATAGCCAGGTTTGTTCATTATAG
- a CDS encoding DUF3514 domain-containing protein — protein sequence MIIPVVAAAAAVVAMIRLMNNGEKRKLSKSSGKYNKQRELRSRKTYQLKQVRTGIVVGVNEQDIAGEEQEMPLSQQFPNLHPESCQDIIKAEDRRVGVVTKKKKRKSSPVSKDMIRSSDQLSTGTLKESDEYGKKRKSKNRKTGSPLKQVKTVIVVGTNKQDIASEEQEMPLSQQLSDLHPESCDQDIVKAEDRRVCVATKEKRRKSSPISKDMIGSSDQLSIGTLKESDEYGKKRKSKNRKTGSPLKQVKTGIVASANEQDIAGEGQGIPLSHQLLHFESCDQNIVKVEDRKVHVVTREERKSNPVLEDNEYLKQDAKSKVHAGQAVGQPMSCAEKAKAKVSSVEETVGKVCTDQKVKEVSECKNDVYDTSVQHTAVSYVEKVKVGLSDDLGKTLLPIDLKRTVSQQDLNSEYLKQSAKSKVHAGQAVGQPMSYAEKAKVSSVKEAVGKACTGQKVKGASGFKNDVDETLSASMQHTAVPGMVTPTNIIPARHIVSGVAVFKHLQGYSLEEYQSLVENFRKSVACFSKMHMSYAYQILHNTFIVHNGQIVLKPEIEQFLLKTTSNIKLCTFIIKIGIVDQVMARLGNSYGCNSIKYCASYYHDSEIIDEILIRFYGTSYSSFSEVSQQVRHDTVDCLKKRNVTNVFKLHDSSFYSEVLSVCCNFMGVSNKDIELHKLCSFVQLSCCIQIAQMYHMMLKVKYSAGDKQDYAQQCISERLAKGPAIKDFMYRALLFGRCACNVRNTFRHLYSPDDKNHIRTVSGLNVPYCMIRVSSKGIIPKIESYIKRNKMDFGVFVDDIVNFVRDALYRPGERTCIKEDIKTYHTIVSSRYDNMISNCSVSR from the coding sequence ATGATAATTCCTGTGGTTGCTGCAGCTGCGGCTGTTGTTGCTATGATAAGGTTGATGAATAATGGTGAAAAGAGAAAGTTATCGAAATCATCTGGTAAATACAATAAGCAGAGAGAATTAAGAAGTAGAAAGACATATCAGTTAAAGCAAGTGAGGACGGGGATAGTAGTTGGTGTAAATGAGCAGGATATTGCTGGTGAAGAGCAGGAGATGCCGTTGTCACAGCAATTCCCTAATTTGCATCCTGAATCTTGTCAAGATATTATAAAGGCAGAAGATCGTAGAGTGGGTGTTGTTACTAAAAAAAAGAAGAGGAAATCTAGTCCTGTATCAAAGGATATGATAAGATCATCGGATCAACTTTCAACAGGAACTTTAAAAGAATCTGATGAGTACGGTAAAAAAAGGAAATCAAAAAATAGAAAAACAGGTAGTCCGTTAAAACAAGTAAAGACGGTAATAGTAGTTGGTACAAATAAGCAGGATATTGCTAGTGAGGAGCAGGAGATGCCATTGTCACAGCAACTCTCTGATTTGCATCCTGAATCTTGTGATCAAGATATTGTAAAGGCAGAAGATCGTAGAGTATGTGTTGCTACTAAAGAGAAGAGGAGGAAATCTAGTCCTATATCAAAGGATATGATAGGATCATCGGATCAACTTTCAATAGGAACTTTAAAAGAATCTGATGAGTACGGTAAAAAAAGGAAATCAAAAAATAGAAAAACAGGTAGTCCGTTAAAACAAGTGAAGACGGGAATAGTAGCTAGTGCAAATGAGCAGGATATTGCTGGTGAAGGGCAGGGAATACCGTTATCACATCAACTCCTGCACTTTGAATCTTGTGATCAAAATATTGTAAAGGTAGAAGATCGGAAAGTACATGTTGTTACTAGAGAAGAAAGAAAATCTAATCCAGTATTAGAAGATAATGAATATTTAAAACAGGATGCAAAGTCAAAAGTTCATGCAGGACAAGCTGTTGGACAACCAATGAGTTGTGCTGAAAAGGCTAAAGCTAAGGTATCTTCTGTTGAAGAGACTGTAGGAAAAGTATGTACTGATCAGAAAGTTAAAGAAGTCTCTGAATGTAAAAATGATGTTTATGATACTAGCGTACAACATACTGCAGTAAGTTATGTTGAAAAGGTTAAGGTTGGTTTATCTGATGATCTAGGAAAGACACTTCTTCCTATAGATTTGAAAAGAACTGTGAGTCAACAAGATTTGAATAGTGAATATTTAAAACAAAGTGCAAAGTCAAAAGTTCATGCAGGACAAGCTGTTGGACAACCAATGAGTTATGCTGAAAAGGCTAAGGTATCTTCTGTTAAAGAAGCTGTGGGAAAAGCATGCACTGGCCAGAAAGTTAAAGGAGCCTCTGGATTTAAAAATGATGTTGATGAAACATTGAGTGCTAGTATGCAACATACTGCAGTACCTGGAATGGTAACTCCAACAAATATTATTCCTGCTAGGCATATTGTAAGTGGAGTAGCTGTTTTCAAACATTTGCAGGGTTATTCGTTAGAAGAATACCAATCTTTAGTGGAAAATTTTAGGAAATCTGTAGCGTGCTTTTCAAAGATGCATATGTCCTATGCGTATCAAATATTGCATAATACATTCATTGTACACAATGGACAGATTGTGTTGAAACCTGAAATTGAACAGTTTCTATTGAAAACAACCAGTAATATAAAACTGTGTACCTTTATAATTAAAATAGGAATAGTAGACCAAGTTATGGCTAGGCTTGGCAATTCTTATGGTTGTAATAGCATAAAATATTGTGCAAGCTATTACCATGATTCAGAAATTATAGATGAAATTCTTATTAGGTTTTATGGTACATCATATTCTAGTTTTTCAGAGGTGTCACAACAAGTACGTCATGATACAGTTGATTGTCTTAAGAAACGTAATGTGACAAATGTTTTTAAGCTACATGATAGTAGCTTTTATTCAGAAGTATTAAGTGTGTGTTGTAACTTTATGGGTGTAAGTAATAAAGACATAGAATTGCACAAACTATGTAGTTTTGTTCAGTTATCTTGTTGTATACAAATTGCGCAAATGTATCACATGATGCTAAAGGTAAAATATTCTGCTGGAGACAAGCAAGATTATGCACAACAATGTATATCTGAAAGACTTGCAAAAGGACCTGCAATAAAGGATTTTATGTATCGTGCTTTACTTTTTGGTAGATGTGCTTGTAATGTAAGGAACACATTTAGGCATTTATATAGTCCAGATGATAAAAATCATATACGTACAGTATCTGGGTTAAACGTTCCGTATTGTATGATTCGAGTAAGTAGTAAGGGAATTATTCCAAAAATTGAGAGTTATATTAAGAGAAATAAAATGGATTTTGGTGTTTTTGTTGATGATATAGTAAATTTTGTCAGAGATGCATTGTATCGTCCAGGTGAAAGAACTTGTATCAAAGAAGACATAAAAACATATCACACTATAGTAAGTAGTCGATATGACAATATGATAAGTAATTGTAGCGTTTCCAGATGA
- a CDS encoding DUF3514 domain-containing protein encodes MKRYSIEEYKSQIKEFRESIACFARMHMSYMYHMLHNTFVVNNGRIMFKPEVEQFLLGITSNMKLCTFVIKIGIVEHVMSRICRFYGSDSIKYCASHYRDPKFIDSILVILHDASHFDFSTMSYQVRNSMANCVRRYNITSVYELHDSSFYSELLSMCYDFVRAKSNQSVQFQELCDFIKLSSTVQLAQMYHMILKTKCSTGNEQDNLQGLLLQERNIESLIYSSVFFGKYACRVRKAFRHLYAPSDKNPVRTVSGLNIPYVMIQLNSKGIFAEIEHCVNAEKMDFNVFVRDIVRYINKLLSYPREEGYIRADIGKYCAMVSSRYSTMGADIVPSSLH; translated from the coding sequence GTGAAGCGTTATTCGATAGAGGAATATAAATCTCAAATAAAAGAGTTTAGGGAATCTATAGCGTGTTTTGCAAGAATGCATATGTCCTATATGTATCATATGCTGCATAATACGTTTGTTGTAAACAATGGAAGGATTATGTTTAAGCCTGAAGTTGAACAGTTTCTATTAGGAATAACCAGTAATATGAAGCTGTGTACTTTTGTGATTAAGATAGGAATAGTAGAGCATGTTATGAGTAGGATTTGCAGGTTTTATGGTTCTGACAGCATAAAGTATTGTGCGAGTCATTACCGTGATCCAAAGTTCATAGATTCGATACTTGTTATACTGCATGATGCATCACATTTTGATTTTTCAACGATGTCATATCAAGTACGCAACAGTATGGCTAATTGTGTTAGGCGATATAACATTACAAGTGTTTATGAGCTACATGATAGTAGTTTTTACTCAGAATTATTAAGTATGTGTTATGATTTTGTTCGTGCAAAGAGTAATCAGAGTGTACAATTTCAAGAATTATGTGATTTTATAAAGTTGTCTTCTACTGTGCAACTTGCGCAAATGTATCACATGATACTAAAAACCAAATGTTCTACTGGAAATGAACAAGATAATCTGCAAGGACTTTTATTACAAGAACGTAATATAGAGAGTCTGATATATAGTTCTGTATTTTTTGGTAAGTATGCTTGTCGTGTAAGAAAAGCGTTTAGGCATTTATATGCTCCAAGTGATAAAAACCCTGTACGTACAGTATCTGGGTTAAACATTCCATATGTTATGATTCAACTGAATAGTAAGGGAATTTTTGCAGAAATTGAACATTGTGTAAACGCAGAAAAAATGGATTTTAATGTTTTTGTTCGTGATATAGTGCGTTATATCAACAAGCTATTATCGTATCCACGTGAAGAAGGTTATATAAGAGCAGATATAGGTAAATATTGCGCTATGGTAAGTAGTCGATATAGTACTATGGGAGCTGACATAGTTCCTTCTTCTCTTCATTGA
- a CDS encoding DUF3514 domain-containing protein: MKRYSIEEYKSQVHEFRESIMCFAKMHMSYIRRILHGTFVVNNGKIMLKPEIEQCLLGITSNMKLCTFVIKIGIVEHVMSRICRMYGSDSIKYCASHYRDPKFIDSILVILHDASHFDFSTMSYQVRNSMANCVREYKITNVYELHDSSFYSELLSMYYDFVRAKSNQSVQFQELCDFIKLSSTVQLAQMYHMILKTKCSTGNEQDNLQELLLQERGIGHLIYSSVFFGKYACRVRNAFRHLYSPDDKNPIHTISGLNVPYCVIRISSRKIIPKVESCIKANKMDFSVFVDDIVHFVKDTLYRPGEEVRVRKDISTYCTIVSNRYSTMGADIASSSLH, from the coding sequence GTGAAGCGTTATTCGATAGAGGAATATAAATCTCAAGTACACGAGTTCAGGGAATCTATAATGTGTTTTGCAAAAATGCATATGTCCTATATACGTCGTATACTGCATGGTACGTTCGTTGTAAACAATGGAAAGATTATGTTGAAGCCTGAAATTGAACAGTGTCTATTAGGAATAACCAGTAATATGAAGCTGTGTACCTTTGTGATTAAGATAGGAATAGTAGAGCATGTTATGAGTAGGATTTGCAGAATGTATGGTTCTGACAGCATAAAGTATTGTGCAAGTCATTACCGTGATCCAAAGTTCATAGATTCGATACTTGTTATACTGCATGATGCATCACATTTTGATTTTTCAACGATGTCATATCAAGTACGCAACAGTATGGCTAATTGTGTTAGGGAATATAAGATTACAAATGTTTATGAGCTACATGATAGTAGTTTTTACTCAGAATTATTAAGTATGTATTATGATTTTGTTCGTGCAAAGAGTAATCAGAGTGTACAATTTCAAGAATTATGTGATTTTATAAAGTTGTCTTCTACTGTGCAACTTGCGCAAATGTATCACATGATACTAAAAACCAAATGTTCTACTGGAAATGAACAAGATAATCTGCAAGAACTTTTATTACAAGAACGTGGTATAGGGCATCTGATATATAGTTCTGTATTTTTTGGTAAGTATGCTTGTCGTGTAAGAAATGCATTTAGGCATTTGTATAGTCCAGATGATAAAAACCCTATACATACAATATCTGGGTTAAACGTTCCGTATTGTGTAATTCGAATAAGTAGTAGGAAAATTATTCCAAAAGTTGAGAGTTGTATCAAGGCAAATAAAATGGATTTTAGTGTTTTTGTTGATGATATAGTACATTTTGTCAAAGATACATTGTATCGTCCAGGTGAAGAGGTTCGTGTAAGAAAAGATATAAGTACATATTGCACTATAGTAAGTAATCGATATAGTACTATGGGAGCTGACATAGCTTCTTCTTCTCTTCATTGA
- a CDS encoding DUF3514 domain-containing protein has translation MQHTAVPGMVAPTSVISAKHVVIKGLVYKHVKHYSIEEYKSQIKEFRESITCFARMHMSYMYHMLHNTFVVRNGRIMLKSEIEQCLSKITSNIRLCAFVIKIGIVDHVMSRLCRFYGSDSIKYCASHYHDPRVIDSILIGLYGASYSDFSRMSYQVRSNIVYCVGKHGIAGVFKLHNSGFYSELLGMCYDFVHARGKGVKLQELCDFMKLSCSIQLGQMYHMMVKVKCSIGDEQSDIRKLVSQECSVGYLVYRSLLFGRYAYHVRKAFRHLYAPSDKNPVRTVSGLNIPHSLIRLNHRGIFTKIEHCINAEKMSFNVFVVDIVRHIDKLLLHPREEVYIREDISTYCAIVSSRYSTMGPDIDSSYHIL, from the coding sequence ATGCAACATACTGCAGTACCTGGAATGGTAGCTCCAACAAGCGTTATTTCTGCTAAGCATGTTGTAATTAAAGGACTTGTTTACAAGCATGTGAAGCATTATTCGATAGAGGAATATAAATCTCAAATAAAAGAGTTTAGGGAATCTATAACGTGTTTTGCAAGAATGCATATGTCCTATATGTATCATATGCTGCATAATACGTTCGTTGTAAGGAATGGAAGGATTATGTTGAAGTCTGAAATTGAACAGTGTCTATCAAAAATAACCAGTAATATAAGGCTGTGTGCCTTTGTGATTAAGATAGGAATAGTAGACCACGTTATGAGTAGGCTTTGCAGGTTTTATGGTTCTGACAGCATAAAGTATTGTGCAAGTCATTACCATGATCCAAGGGTTATAGATTCGATACTTATTGGGTTATATGGTGCGTCATATTCTGATTTTTCAAGGATGTCATATCAAGTACGTAGTAATATAGTTTATTGTGTTGGAAAACATGGTATTGCAGGTGTTTTTAAGCTACATAATAGTGGTTTTTACTCAGAATTATTAGGTATGTGTTATGATTTTGTTCATGCAAGGGGTAAGGGTGTAAAATTGCAAGAATTATGTGATTTTATGAAGTTGTCTTGTAGTATACAACTTGGGCAAATGTATCACATGATGGTAAAAGTCAAATGTTCTATTGGAGATGAGCAAAGTGATATACGGAAACTTGTATCCCAAGAATGTAGTGTAGGGTATCTAGTATATCGTTCTTTACTTTTTGGTAGGTATGCTTATCATGTAAGAAAAGCGTTTAGGCATTTATATGCTCCAAGTGATAAAAACCCTGTACGTACAGTATCTGGGTTAAACATTCCGCATAGTCTAATTCGACTAAATCATAGAGGAATTTTTACAAAAATTGAACATTGTATAAACGCAGAAAAAATGAGTTTTAATGTTTTTGTTGTTGATATAGTGCGTCATATTGACAAGCTATTATTGCATCCGCGTGAAGAAGTTTATATAAGAGAAGATATAAGTACATATTGCGCTATAGTGAGTAGTAGATATAGTACTATGGGGCCTGACATAGATTCTTCTTATCATATATTGTAG
- the guaA gene encoding glutamine-hydrolyzing GMP synthase — MSRVAIIDFGSQFTQLLARRIRELNVYSEIFPHDIAFDYIKDSKAFILSGGPKSVLDFTGMPPIVHDIIELNKKTSVPVLGVCYGLQLLSNYFNSTIVHGCGQEFGKAILNVVKKSEMIKDVWKVGDQPYVWMSHADSVYDTPCGFEVIACSVVNNAIAMISNEERRIYGVQFHPEVYHTPDGVKLLANFVRIAGCDNNWTVESFLDEQENLIKKQVGDKKVIAALSGGVDSSVAAALTYRAIGDQLHCIFIDNGLLRYNEAEKVRQSFVDQFQMPVTIVDRSSVFLDKLQFVTDPEQKRKIIGKTFIEVFEEEANKIGNVEFLMQGTIYPDVIESGGSVGKESVTIKSHHNVGGLPDIMKLQLVEPLKLLFKDEVRLLGKKLGISDEILMRHPFPGPGLAIRIIGEITQEKVNMLQAADEIYINLIKKYNLYDVIWQAFAVLLPVKTVGVMGDSRTYGYTCALRAVTSSDGMTAECFPFGVDLETKIIFYEFLQDVSNTIVNNVQGINRVVYDTTSKPPATIEWE; from the coding sequence ATGTCAAGGGTGGCAATTATTGATTTTGGTTCGCAATTTACACAATTGCTTGCTAGAAGGATAAGAGAACTAAATGTTTATTCTGAAATTTTTCCGCATGATATAGCATTTGATTACATAAAAGATAGTAAAGCATTTATTTTATCTGGAGGTCCTAAGTCGGTTCTGGATTTTACAGGAATGCCTCCAATAGTTCACGATATTATTGAATTGAATAAAAAAACTTCCGTTCCAGTATTGGGAGTGTGTTATGGATTACAACTTTTAAGTAATTATTTTAACTCGACAATTGTACATGGGTGTGGTCAGGAATTTGGGAAAGCTATTCTAAATGTTGTCAAAAAATCAGAAATGATAAAAGATGTGTGGAAAGTAGGAGACCAACCCTATGTGTGGATGAGTCATGCAGATAGTGTATATGATACTCCATGCGGATTTGAAGTCATAGCATGTAGTGTAGTGAATAATGCAATTGCGATGATCAGCAATGAGGAAAGAAGAATTTATGGTGTACAATTTCATCCTGAAGTATATCACACTCCGGATGGGGTAAAATTACTTGCTAATTTTGTCAGAATAGCAGGTTGTGACAATAACTGGACAGTGGAATCCTTTTTAGATGAGCAAGAGAATCTTATAAAGAAACAAGTGGGAGATAAAAAAGTAATTGCTGCTCTTAGTGGTGGTGTTGATTCTAGTGTTGCTGCAGCTTTGACTTATCGAGCAATAGGTGATCAATTACACTGTATCTTTATTGATAATGGCTTACTGCGCTATAATGAAGCAGAAAAAGTAAGACAATCGTTTGTTGATCAGTTTCAAATGCCTGTAACTATTGTTGATAGATCATCAGTATTTTTAGATAAACTTCAATTTGTTACTGATCCAGAGCAAAAGCGAAAAATAATAGGAAAAACGTTTATTGAAGTATTTGAAGAAGAAGCGAATAAGATAGGGAACGTAGAATTTTTAATGCAAGGTACTATATACCCTGATGTTATAGAATCTGGTGGCTCTGTTGGGAAAGAAAGTGTTACTATCAAATCACATCATAATGTTGGTGGACTACCTGATATAATGAAGTTACAGCTTGTTGAACCACTAAAGCTTTTGTTTAAAGATGAAGTGAGATTGTTGGGGAAAAAACTTGGTATATCAGATGAAATATTAATGCGTCATCCATTCCCAGGACCTGGTTTAGCAATTAGAATAATAGGTGAAATTACTCAAGAGAAGGTTAATATGTTGCAGGCTGCCGATGAGATATATATTAATCTTATCAAAAAATATAATTTGTACGATGTTATATGGCAAGCGTTTGCAGTGCTATTGCCAGTGAAAACAGTGGGTGTAATGGGTGATAGTAGAACTTATGGTTATACTTGTGCTTTAAGAGCAGTTACTTCTAGTGATGGTATGACTGCAGAATGTTTCCCATTTGGTGTAGACTTGGAAACTAAGATAATCTTTTATGAGTTTCTACAGGATGTTAGTAATACTATTGTGAATAATGTTCAAGGAATTAATAGAGTGGTATATGATACTACATCTAAACCTCCAGCTACAATTGAATGGGAATAG